In Pseudorasbora parva isolate DD20220531a chromosome 9, ASM2467924v1, whole genome shotgun sequence, the following proteins share a genomic window:
- the capsla gene encoding calcyphosine-like a produces MAADAVHELRQQCLSRGASGIKGLGRTFRIMDDDGSKSLDFQEFQKGLENYGVSMGKDKEQQIFAMMDKDGSGSINFDEFLEKLRPPMSGVRRQVIAQAFQKLEKTGDGVVTVEDLQGVYDGKHHPKYKSGEWTEQQVFRSFLDSFDSPYDKDGKVTLEEFVNYYSGVSASVDSDEYFITMMKNAWKL; encoded by the exons atggccGCGGATGCAGTGCACGAGCTCAGACAGCAGTGCCTCAGCAGGGGTGCGTCAGGAATCAAGGGTCTTGGAAG GACGTTCCGCATTATGGATGATGATGGCAGTAAATCTCTGGACTTCCAGGAGTTCCAGAAGGGTCTGGAGAACTACGGCGTGTCCATGGGGAAGGACAAAGAGCAGCAGATCTTTGCCATGATGGACAAGGACGGAAGCGGCAGCATCAACTTTGATGAGTTCCTTGAGAAGCTAAGG CCGCCCATGTCCGGCGTGCGCAGGCAGGTGATCGCTCAGGCCTTCCAGAAGCTTGAGAAGACCGGAGATGGCGTCGTGACTGTGGAGGATCTCCAGGGTGTGTATGACGGCAAACATCACCCCAAATACAAGAGCGGAGAGTGGACAGAACAACAAGTCTTCCGCTCCTTCCTGGACAGCTTCGACTCTCCGTACGACAAGGATGGAAAG GTGACGCTGGAGGAGTTTGTGAACTATTACAGTGGGGTCAGTGCTTCTGTGGACAGCGATGAGTATTTCATCACTATGATGAAGAACGCATGGAAGCtgtaa